In the Candidatus Nitrospira nitrosa genome, one interval contains:
- a CDS encoding carboxypeptidase regulatory-like domain-containing protein: MKRIILAGLYLAICGCLIMSSALQRDAWAYESGTVINGATVQGKITFTGAVPEPKTFELRRYYDREYCATLSDGKGHRLLKEVNVGQDGGLKDVVVVIEGVEKGKAFTATDADVEASLCQFLPFVTVVSDKRRVTVFNRDPVSHDIQGYAYDQAGVDIVLHRPALHVSGTTDVVQLVKGRKVFTMQCGMHPYMQNWGYAIDNPYYAVTGPTGAFTIGDLPSGTYRLKVWHPTLGTHEREITVKPNETVMLDLAFDTTQAAK; encoded by the coding sequence ATGAAACGAATCATCTTGGCCGGACTCTACCTCGCAATTTGTGGGTGCCTGATCATGTCAAGCGCTCTCCAACGGGATGCCTGGGCATATGAATCTGGCACCGTAATAAATGGGGCGACCGTGCAAGGCAAGATCACGTTCACGGGAGCCGTACCTGAGCCAAAAACCTTTGAACTGCGGCGCTATTACGACCGCGAGTATTGCGCGACTCTTTCAGATGGAAAGGGGCATCGGCTTCTGAAGGAAGTCAATGTCGGCCAGGATGGCGGTCTGAAGGATGTCGTGGTGGTCATCGAGGGTGTTGAGAAAGGCAAGGCATTTACCGCCACCGATGCGGACGTGGAGGCCAGTCTCTGTCAGTTTCTGCCGTTTGTCACCGTTGTCAGCGACAAGCGCCGAGTTACGGTCTTTAATCGAGATCCGGTGTCACACGATATTCAGGGTTATGCCTACGACCAGGCTGGCGTCGACATTGTCCTTCATCGACCGGCGTTGCATGTGAGCGGGACCACCGATGTCGTGCAGCTCGTCAAAGGGCGGAAAGTCTTTACCATGCAGTGCGGCATGCACCCCTATATGCAGAACTGGGGCTATGCCATTGACAATCCCTATTACGCCGTGACGGGACCCACTGGAGCATTCACCATCGGGGATCTTCCGTCCGGGACGTACCGCCTCAAAGTATGGCATCCGACCTTGGGGACGCACGAGCGGGAGATCACCGTGAAGCCCAATGAGACCGTCATGCTAGACCTGGCGTTCGACACCACTCAGGCGGCGAAATAA
- a CDS encoding S1C family serine protease: MIRYRSLKTCFSLLCVWALATLVAASAGAETTSLSQEAFQRAKLVTVGILADTQDQRMPEKPEKISVRGTGVHLRDGYVVTARHAAEKHDPTTGTIIQKRIRILTSDLHELPADLVGDSAFMDVVVYRVAEPHRSKLQTGTAFATGDVIPGTEVFTVGYPLGWGPTMAFGRLGNTNTFLQTVDTRLIQADLSACSGNSGGGLFNGQGEIVGILHAVIHTDKEETQTYCSRMAFAIPGRLAERIVNAALSGKPLTFSKLGLHLTSVKDGTRLRVAVKDVAEPAKAAGLQKHDILLAVQDTEIIDAAQLKNFLIERTTPGQEVSIKVRRVDADLTFHVVLGGG, translated from the coding sequence ATGATCCGCTATCGGTCACTGAAGACGTGCTTCTCTCTCTTATGTGTCTGGGCTCTCGCCACGCTCGTCGCCGCTTCTGCCGGAGCTGAAACAACTTCACTCAGCCAGGAGGCATTTCAACGGGCGAAACTAGTGACGGTGGGCATCCTGGCCGATACGCAGGATCAACGGATGCCGGAGAAACCAGAAAAGATTTCCGTTCGAGGCACGGGAGTTCACCTGCGAGACGGCTACGTGGTCACCGCCAGGCACGCAGCGGAAAAGCATGATCCGACGACCGGCACCATCATTCAGAAACGAATCCGCATCCTGACGAGCGACCTTCACGAGCTGCCGGCTGATCTTGTCGGCGACAGTGCATTTATGGATGTCGTGGTCTATCGGGTGGCGGAGCCGCATCGCTCCAAACTGCAGACAGGAACCGCATTTGCCACCGGAGACGTCATACCTGGTACGGAGGTCTTCACGGTCGGCTATCCGCTTGGCTGGGGACCGACGATGGCTTTTGGCAGGCTAGGGAATACCAATACCTTCCTACAGACCGTCGATACTCGCTTGATTCAAGCGGACCTCTCGGCTTGTAGCGGCAATTCAGGGGGGGGACTCTTCAACGGACAAGGGGAAATCGTGGGAATTCTCCACGCGGTGATTCACACCGACAAGGAGGAGACCCAGACCTATTGCAGCCGCATGGCCTTCGCAATTCCCGGAAGGCTCGCCGAGCGTATCGTCAACGCGGCGCTCTCGGGAAAACCACTCACCTTTTCCAAGTTGGGGCTCCATCTGACCTCGGTCAAAGATGGTACGAGACTGCGTGTGGCCGTGAAGGATGTTGCTGAGCCGGCGAAAGCGGCAGGTCTGCAGAAACATGACATCTTGCTGGCCGTTCAGGATACGGAAATTATCGATGCCGCCCAGCTGAAGAATTTTTTGATCGAGCGAACGACTCCGGGGCAAGAGGTGTCGATCAAAGTGCGTAGAGTCGATGCCGACCTCACGTTTCATGTGGTCTTAGGTGGGGGCTGA
- a CDS encoding formylglycine-generating enzyme family protein, producing MLDSRTGLVTALSFLTILGTSAVTEAGSKPSPELSSHLTAIAALAKPSPMVPVQAGTFPYGSKSVPTAPYGNWTPFDDTELPQHRVWLDSYEIDRDEVNLGEYLVFLQQRNQHPPDELQKLLWHVITIHFIRDETLTRWPALYVTWAEANDLCTAKQARLPTEAEWEKAARGSDGNLFPWGETSPSSSFAMFGQHHVHEIPILAGVDSLDQGRSPYGLHHMAGNVAEWVQDWFGPDYYAYMPERNPPGPAMGRYKGVRGGSWKSARIMLRTATRGGASPNQRSATIGFRCARSSIKSAP from the coding sequence ATGTTGGATTCTCGTACAGGTCTCGTGACTGCTCTTTCCTTCCTCACCATCCTTGGAACCTCCGCGGTCACGGAGGCTGGATCAAAACCGTCACCGGAATTATCTTCTCATTTAACCGCCATTGCGGCACTGGCTAAGCCATCCCCAATGGTCCCCGTCCAGGCCGGCACTTTTCCATACGGGAGCAAGAGCGTCCCTACTGCGCCCTATGGCAACTGGACCCCTTTCGATGATACGGAGCTTCCCCAACATCGCGTCTGGTTGGACAGCTACGAGATTGATCGGGATGAAGTCAACCTCGGGGAGTACCTTGTTTTCTTGCAACAACGAAACCAGCATCCACCGGACGAGCTACAGAAACTGCTCTGGCATGTCATCACCATCCATTTCATCCGGGACGAAACCTTGACACGATGGCCTGCGCTCTATGTCACGTGGGCAGAAGCCAATGATCTCTGCACAGCCAAACAGGCGAGACTCCCGACGGAAGCCGAATGGGAAAAAGCAGCGAGAGGGTCAGACGGCAACCTATTCCCTTGGGGTGAAACCTCCCCAAGCTCCTCATTCGCGATGTTTGGACAGCATCATGTACATGAGATCCCGATCCTCGCAGGTGTCGATTCCCTTGATCAAGGTCGAAGTCCGTACGGCCTACACCATATGGCCGGAAACGTCGCTGAATGGGTACAAGACTGGTTCGGCCCTGACTACTATGCCTATATGCCGGAACGCAATCCGCCAGGCCCTGCCATGGGGCGATACAAGGGCGTTCGAGGCGGTTCATGGAAAAGCGCTCGCATCATGCTCAGAACCGCCACAAGAGGCGGCGCATCTCCCAATCAACGTTCTGCAACGATCGGCTTTCGGTGCGCACGTTCATCGATCAAGAGCGCCCCGTAA
- a CDS encoding sensor histidine kinase, which yields MKIGTIRARIMLAIVLVGCIPLLIGLVLAYVSGMQSLRDVIGGNLQAVAVQAADRVTMMVQAEVQGVRLLGNTPLRVRQPVETVNRAYPKDPKSAQHLISDRTKLWAKGAESAGRLIDTDLSRFLRETKVRDGDKVVGLLIVDQYGALVAASSDPDHFFFGDESWWNAVQTGTGDQVYISGMIQAQEGSFRTPEETIDIAVPILDDRQRIVIGAVKASYRFDTLFAMVKQIHIGQTGHAMLFDDAGNPLVCPILPRQAHRIPGQLMAMIVSSEPGWGIAEDDGHGGTDTVVGYAPITQLMIPDNPWHVFVRQQPVESYAPIRDQLRNLALIGMIMVGLLWAIGQFAAARIARPIHILHSGVEAISQGTYEQPLNIHTGDEFEELAVAVHRMADRLKASRSELEGLNKDLTRRVEEKTQEITKHMRNLELAERLATLGKVASGIAHEINNPLGIILNRIECMEADAVRSAISEEVRSDLLAVKAQAGRISRVTKSILTFSRGSVSTLKPVDVNCIVRSCADMAGERISALSVRLECILDPSLPPAMGDRDRLETVVLNLINNGIDAVSQEGLNGVVTVQTRTAQMDGKPGIEVLVADNGPGISDDIIGRVFDPFFSTKPAGQGTGLGLFLAYGIVADHRGRIEAKHGETGALFVVALPALSYGAQDDKEAVWVS from the coding sequence ATGAAAATTGGAACGATTCGGGCTCGAATCATGCTGGCGATCGTGCTGGTGGGGTGTATTCCGTTGTTGATTGGGCTTGTGCTCGCCTATGTGTCTGGTATGCAGTCCCTTCGAGATGTGATCGGTGGAAATCTTCAAGCGGTGGCAGTTCAAGCGGCCGATCGAGTGACCATGATGGTTCAGGCTGAGGTGCAAGGTGTTCGGTTGTTAGGAAACACGCCATTGCGCGTGCGCCAGCCGGTTGAGACGGTCAATCGAGCCTATCCCAAGGATCCCAAGAGCGCACAACACCTCATCTCAGACCGCACGAAGCTGTGGGCCAAGGGGGCGGAGAGTGCCGGACGACTCATAGACACCGATCTCTCCCGTTTTCTTCGGGAAACAAAGGTTCGTGATGGGGATAAGGTTGTGGGCCTGCTCATCGTGGATCAATATGGGGCATTGGTTGCCGCCAGCTCCGATCCGGACCACTTTTTTTTCGGGGATGAATCGTGGTGGAACGCCGTCCAAACGGGTACTGGAGACCAGGTGTATATCAGCGGAATGATTCAAGCCCAAGAGGGGTCGTTTCGAACCCCGGAAGAGACGATCGATATCGCAGTGCCCATCCTTGATGACCGACAGCGTATTGTCATTGGGGCCGTCAAGGCTTCCTACCGCTTCGATACACTCTTCGCCATGGTTAAACAGATCCACATTGGGCAAACCGGCCACGCGATGCTGTTCGATGATGCAGGAAATCCTCTCGTCTGCCCGATTCTTCCCAGGCAAGCGCATCGGATTCCCGGTCAGTTAATGGCGATGATCGTGTCATCCGAACCCGGGTGGGGGATTGCTGAGGATGATGGACATGGTGGAACGGATACCGTTGTCGGATATGCGCCCATCACCCAGCTCATGATCCCGGATAATCCGTGGCACGTTTTTGTCCGTCAGCAACCGGTGGAGAGTTATGCGCCGATTCGGGATCAATTACGGAATCTTGCGCTGATCGGCATGATCATGGTGGGACTTCTCTGGGCGATCGGACAGTTTGCGGCGGCGCGCATCGCTCGTCCGATTCACATTCTGCACAGTGGTGTCGAGGCGATCAGCCAAGGCACGTATGAGCAACCACTGAACATCCACACGGGCGATGAGTTCGAGGAGTTAGCGGTTGCCGTGCATCGAATGGCCGATCGGCTCAAGGCTTCTCGGTCTGAACTCGAGGGACTCAACAAAGACCTGACTCGCCGGGTGGAGGAAAAGACTCAGGAAATCACCAAACACATGCGCAACCTCGAGTTAGCCGAGCGTCTCGCGACTCTTGGCAAGGTTGCAAGTGGAATTGCCCACGAGATCAACAACCCTCTGGGGATCATTCTCAATCGGATTGAATGTATGGAAGCGGATGCCGTGCGGTCTGCAATCTCGGAAGAAGTGCGGAGTGATCTGCTTGCGGTCAAGGCCCAGGCCGGGCGTATCTCCAGAGTGACAAAAAGTATTCTCACATTCTCCCGTGGGTCGGTTTCGACCTTGAAGCCCGTTGATGTCAATTGTATCGTGCGTTCATGCGCCGATATGGCTGGCGAAAGGATTTCAGCTCTTTCCGTGAGACTTGAATGTATCCTCGACCCGTCGCTTCCTCCCGCGATGGGTGATCGTGATCGGCTCGAAACCGTCGTGCTTAATTTGATCAACAATGGAATTGATGCGGTGAGTCAAGAAGGTCTCAATGGTGTCGTGACCGTTCAGACGAGGACGGCACAGATGGATGGCAAGCCGGGTATCGAAGTGTTGGTAGCCGATAACGGCCCTGGTATTTCAGACGACATCATCGGCAGGGTGTTTGATCCGTTTTTCAGCACGAAACCGGCCGGACAGGGAACCGGGTTGGGATTGTTTCTCGCCTATGGAATTGTCGCGGATCACCGTGGGCGGATTGAGGCAAAACATGGAGAGACGGGGGCGCTATTCGTGGTGGCGTTACCGGCTCTGAGTTATGGAGCACAAGACGACAAAGAGGCGGTATGGGTATCATAG
- a CDS encoding multicopper oxidase domain-containing protein, whose amino-acid sequence MGSSMRDVWREILGVAAALIVPLVVSIAWAAEPHGHQGSAELVPAKKVIYREGGSVLHDRMMDEIKRQQEFIGKKGGYSAGSSSHMMQQGVLLVADDPDKVAVTNGQRCPATAPIKEYHVSAINMEITLSRFLDFFPGYMYVLNENLDKARSEETANKEAREKENDPGAVSNGLQGDMIQPLVIRANQGDCLKMTLHNRITDEPTNLVINGSSMVVSSTGKPATPSNPDTTVAAGKEQSFEWYIKPDTQEGARFLRSHASREQFNLGLIGMLVVEPRGSRYLSPFDGKPMASGWEAMIEDPNGADFREFAIFYHEAGDEAFRILNKKGEMLPQRDPHTDSYRPGARLLNYRSEPHGTRIELQAHMGFYGDESMAYGSYTFGDPATTIPRSYLGDPAKFRMAGGSEIVHSHHLHGGSIRWARQPGNSNLDFAASSNGPVKFPLISDTSDRLDVQSIGPTEIYDQVIEGGSGGLQALAGEFVFHCHIPQHYVTGMWGFWRVYNTLQAPGLQTDVMKPLVELPDRVGRMKSGVSSDKLVGTMVDWYGGKKFEITKDKSDWKANPVKVSIKDWVEMQVPPQGKPGHKNTEKEQTLAYDSTVNEWAWDGSKALSEPETTYEWVNYKSATPGKRQEILFDPRSGKLSWPWLRPHLGRRVPFSPSHSGAPWLEPIHRRDDGSNSTEPPRPGEQGPWSLCPEGAPVKKFNIHAITLPITLKGATPKTPAIVDPGGLLYVLHEEEAEVRKNRAKQFPLVIRGNVQDCIDVVYKSELKDDTRQGFSSKTNLHPHMFQFDTQASDGPIIGFSYEMSLRPFTILKDEHPGKGMPVPMNTTIEADAAKGATSIKVKDASKFHVKTELGVGMDEVNGFESARISKIDGNTITFERPLLHVHKKGEIASVEWIRERWYVDADFGTTFWHDHVYGLDSWGHGQYASFIAEPPRSTYHDPVTGKEIRSGPVADIHTTEPVSAHIRGSFREIVTHVMDSNPRAAELITADNPQARVGAISVDGTPSAVYPAKLNLSPMKFLNGGEATTGGGYNMRVEPLSVRLANNPDPSKLFSSVIHGDPDTLMLRAYLGDPVVVRLLETSANEVHSWHISGHWFPMERYSKNSIPRSSLHVVIGERYDAAIPAAGGPQQMAGDYLYYSGRASHFVEGSWGIVRVLDKADATLKPLPGRSEIPQSAKSVCPDDAPVKSFNVSAIDKAIRYNKGTPGTMEVDLERKMVLGNESGKMYVLEGEKTKVASGNLEPSPLTLHVNVGDCIKVNLKNEMAKERAGFHVDNLAFDPKESMGINAGNNPGDQTVAPGQSKTYTFYAHPEFGENSALIQDWGNVIENPRNGLFGAVIIGPKGSQYRDPATGEDLAQKSSWRADVMVDRTVSGNENRQNYRSFALLFQDEDNITGTSFMPYIQKVAGVTAVNYRSEPTDYRTEKGCAYSEVLSCVKTGDQPVTPTIAAHVGDQVVIHVLGAFSEQVQLFSVSGHEWKHEPYIKGADLVSTMEFGGSEVINAWLNGGAGGPNGIPGDYLWLNQRPGYLDAGHWGMLKVLDRDSRAILPLSGKAPATQHAEGKSSAKSLPVSMKAKAK is encoded by the coding sequence ATGGGTAGTTCAATGAGAGATGTATGGAGGGAGATATTGGGGGTTGCAGCCGCCCTGATAGTGCCCTTAGTCGTATCGATCGCGTGGGCTGCTGAGCCGCATGGTCACCAGGGCAGCGCGGAGCTGGTGCCTGCAAAAAAAGTGATCTATCGTGAAGGCGGGTCAGTTCTTCACGACCGCATGATGGACGAGATCAAGCGGCAGCAGGAATTTATCGGAAAGAAGGGAGGGTACAGCGCGGGTTCCAGCAGTCACATGATGCAACAGGGCGTGTTGCTGGTGGCGGATGACCCGGACAAAGTCGCGGTCACGAACGGGCAGCGGTGCCCGGCGACAGCGCCCATCAAGGAATATCACGTCTCGGCGATCAACATGGAAATCACGCTGAGCCGGTTTCTCGACTTCTTTCCTGGGTACATGTATGTCCTGAACGAAAATCTGGATAAGGCGCGATCCGAGGAGACGGCGAACAAGGAGGCGAGGGAGAAGGAGAACGATCCTGGCGCCGTGTCGAACGGATTGCAGGGCGATATGATCCAACCGCTCGTCATCCGGGCCAATCAGGGTGATTGCCTCAAGATGACGCTCCACAACCGGATCACCGATGAGCCGACGAATCTCGTCATCAACGGTTCGTCGATGGTGGTTTCTTCCACCGGCAAGCCTGCAACCCCGTCGAACCCGGATACCACCGTGGCGGCAGGGAAAGAGCAGAGTTTTGAATGGTATATCAAGCCGGACACGCAAGAGGGCGCACGGTTTCTCCGGTCACATGCCTCACGCGAACAGTTCAATCTTGGCTTGATCGGTATGTTGGTCGTCGAGCCACGCGGCTCACGCTATCTGAGTCCGTTCGATGGAAAGCCGATGGCCAGCGGCTGGGAAGCGATGATCGAAGATCCGAACGGGGCGGACTTCCGTGAATTCGCGATCTTCTATCATGAAGCGGGAGATGAGGCCTTCCGGATTTTGAACAAGAAGGGTGAGATGTTGCCGCAGCGCGATCCTCACACCGACTCGTATCGGCCGGGAGCACGTCTATTGAACTATCGCAGCGAGCCACACGGCACCCGTATCGAACTCCAAGCACATATGGGGTTCTATGGCGATGAGTCCATGGCCTACGGGTCCTACACGTTCGGCGACCCGGCTACCACCATTCCGCGCTCGTATCTCGGCGATCCGGCCAAGTTCCGGATGGCGGGTGGTTCGGAGATCGTGCATTCGCATCACCTCCATGGTGGGTCCATTCGCTGGGCACGCCAGCCTGGGAACAGCAATCTGGACTTTGCAGCTTCCAGTAATGGTCCGGTGAAATTTCCGCTCATCAGCGACACATCTGATCGTCTCGACGTGCAGTCCATTGGGCCGACGGAGATCTACGATCAGGTGATCGAGGGCGGTTCCGGAGGGTTGCAAGCATTAGCCGGAGAGTTCGTGTTCCACTGCCACATCCCGCAGCACTATGTCACGGGGATGTGGGGATTCTGGCGAGTGTACAACACGCTGCAAGCGCCTGGGCTTCAGACAGATGTGATGAAACCGTTGGTCGAATTGCCGGACCGTGTCGGTCGTATGAAGAGCGGCGTATCGAGCGATAAGCTCGTGGGGACGATGGTCGATTGGTACGGCGGCAAGAAATTCGAGATCACCAAGGATAAGTCTGATTGGAAAGCCAATCCGGTCAAGGTTTCCATCAAGGATTGGGTTGAGATGCAGGTGCCGCCGCAGGGTAAGCCAGGACATAAGAACACGGAAAAGGAACAGACCCTGGCCTATGACTCGACCGTCAACGAATGGGCTTGGGACGGATCCAAGGCTCTCTCCGAGCCTGAAACGACGTACGAATGGGTGAACTACAAGTCGGCGACGCCGGGCAAGCGGCAGGAGATTCTCTTCGATCCGCGGAGTGGAAAACTCTCGTGGCCATGGCTGCGGCCGCATCTCGGCAGACGGGTGCCATTCTCGCCGAGCCACAGCGGCGCGCCCTGGTTGGAACCGATCCACCGGCGTGATGACGGCAGCAACTCGACCGAGCCGCCGAGGCCGGGAGAACAGGGGCCATGGAGTCTCTGTCCAGAAGGAGCGCCGGTCAAGAAATTCAACATCCATGCGATCACCTTGCCGATTACCTTGAAAGGGGCGACGCCCAAGACGCCGGCGATCGTCGATCCAGGCGGCTTGCTGTATGTGTTGCATGAAGAGGAAGCTGAGGTCCGAAAGAATCGAGCGAAGCAGTTTCCGCTGGTTATTCGTGGAAACGTGCAGGACTGTATTGACGTCGTCTATAAAAGCGAGCTGAAAGATGATACGCGGCAAGGGTTCTCCAGCAAGACGAACCTGCATCCGCACATGTTCCAGTTCGACACTCAAGCTTCTGATGGACCCATCATCGGCTTCTCCTATGAGATGTCGCTCCGTCCGTTCACGATCTTGAAGGATGAGCACCCGGGGAAGGGCATGCCGGTCCCGATGAATACCACGATCGAGGCCGATGCCGCCAAGGGGGCGACCAGCATCAAGGTCAAGGATGCATCAAAGTTCCACGTTAAGACGGAACTAGGCGTGGGGATGGATGAGGTGAATGGATTCGAGTCGGCCCGTATCAGCAAGATCGACGGCAATACGATCACTTTCGAGCGGCCGTTGCTGCATGTTCATAAGAAGGGTGAGATTGCCTCGGTCGAGTGGATCCGCGAACGCTGGTATGTGGACGCCGACTTCGGCACCACGTTCTGGCATGACCATGTGTATGGTCTCGATTCGTGGGGGCATGGGCAGTATGCCTCATTCATCGCGGAGCCGCCGCGATCGACCTATCATGATCCGGTCACGGGTAAGGAAATCAGGAGCGGCCCGGTCGCGGACATTCACACGACCGAACCGGTGTCCGCACATATCAGAGGGTCATTCCGTGAGATCGTGACCCATGTCATGGACTCCAACCCTCGGGCGGCGGAATTGATTACGGCCGACAATCCACAGGCGAGGGTCGGTGCAATCTCCGTGGATGGGACGCCGTCAGCGGTCTATCCAGCCAAACTCAATCTGTCGCCGATGAAGTTCTTGAACGGCGGCGAAGCGACGACCGGTGGCGGGTACAACATGCGGGTAGAGCCCTTGTCTGTCCGCTTGGCCAACAACCCGGATCCTTCGAAGTTGTTCAGTAGTGTGATCCATGGAGATCCGGATACGCTGATGTTGAGGGCCTATCTGGGCGATCCGGTGGTGGTCAGACTGCTGGAAACATCGGCCAACGAAGTGCATTCCTGGCACATCAGCGGGCACTGGTTCCCGATGGAGCGGTATAGCAAGAACTCCATCCCGCGTAGCTCGCTGCACGTGGTGATCGGGGAACGGTACGATGCGGCCATTCCGGCCGCCGGCGGACCGCAACAGATGGCGGGCGATTACCTGTACTATAGTGGTCGGGCGTCGCACTTCGTCGAAGGTAGCTGGGGAATCGTCCGGGTCCTGGACAAGGCGGATGCGACACTCAAACCGCTTCCAGGGCGCAGCGAGATTCCGCAGTCGGCCAAGTCGGTCTGTCCGGATGATGCACCGGTGAAGAGCTTCAACGTCTCGGCCATCGACAAGGCGATCCGCTACAACAAGGGGACGCCAGGGACGATGGAAGTCGACCTGGAGCGTAAAATGGTGCTCGGCAATGAGTCGGGTAAGATGTACGTGCTCGAAGGCGAGAAGACGAAAGTCGCGTCGGGCAACCTTGAGCCGAGCCCGTTGACACTGCACGTCAATGTCGGTGACTGCATCAAGGTCAATCTGAAGAACGAGATGGCCAAGGAGCGAGCCGGGTTCCACGTGGATAACCTCGCGTTTGACCCGAAGGAGTCCATGGGCATCAATGCGGGTAACAATCCTGGCGATCAGACAGTCGCGCCGGGCCAGAGTAAGACCTATACGTTCTACGCCCATCCGGAGTTCGGGGAGAACTCGGCTCTGATTCAAGACTGGGGGAACGTGATCGAGAATCCGCGGAACGGACTCTTTGGTGCCGTCATCATCGGTCCGAAGGGATCTCAGTATCGCGATCCGGCGACCGGCGAGGATTTGGCCCAGAAGAGCTCGTGGAGGGCGGATGTGATGGTCGATCGGACTGTATCAGGAAACGAAAATCGGCAGAACTACCGCTCGTTTGCGCTCCTGTTCCAGGACGAGGACAATATCACCGGCACGAGCTTCATGCCCTACATCCAAAAGGTGGCCGGCGTGACGGCGGTGAACTATCGGTCGGAGCCGACCGATTACCGCACCGAGAAGGGCTGTGCCTACAGTGAAGTGTTATCCTGCGTGAAGACGGGCGATCAGCCGGTGACGCCGACGATCGCCGCGCATGTCGGAGATCAGGTTGTCATTCATGTGCTGGGCGCCTTCAGTGAACAGGTACAGCTGTTCAGCGTTTCCGGCCATGAGTGGAAACACGAGCCGTACATCAAAGGCGCAGACCTCGTGAGCACCATGGAATTCGGTGGATCCGAAGTCATTAATGCCTGGTTGAACGGCGGAGCGGGCGGACCGAACGGGATTCCCGGTGACTATCTCTGGCTGAACCAGCGTCCGGGCTATCTCGATGCCGGACATTGGGGCATGTTAAAAGTATTGGACCGAGACAGCCGTGCGATCCTTCCGCTGAGTGGGAAAGCCCCGGCTACACAACATGCCGAGGGTAAGTCCTCAGCAAAATCTCTCCCGGTGTCTATGAAGGCGAAGGCCAAGTAG
- a CDS encoding sigma-54-dependent transcriptional regulator yields MGIIGKVLIIDDEQEALENCRRILSRVPYDCVVTSNPDEALGIIERERPGLVLTDLRMPRLDGIEVLAAAKRKDPTVRVVLMTAHATVGTAVTAMRHGAFDYIAKPFTSDELVQVARRAFQSLPTNGGAGSRAGQPLERPSTRSPGEKTQLVGNSIAMSQVLALVNKVAPTDSNVLVYGESGTGKEMIARLIHESSCRSDHPFIPVDCVSLQDSLLETELFGHEKGAFTGAHAAKAGLFEAADGGTIFLDEVSGMTANLQARLLRVLQERHVRRVGGTQFTSLNVRIIAACNQDLEAECKRGTFREDLYYRLNVIPLSLPPLRARGEDILLLANEFLTRFAQRVRAEVSTVPTIDPSAADLLMRYTWPGNVRELQNVMERAAVLVDGPTVTSAHLPERFFALTERDVSPSESSSYKQAKQQAVESFERNFLVDLLKRHDGHMGRAAREAGVDRKTIERMVKKHGLRGSF; encoded by the coding sequence ATGGGTATCATAGGCAAAGTTCTCATAATCGATGATGAGCAAGAGGCCCTCGAAAACTGTCGAAGGATCCTGAGCCGTGTGCCCTATGACTGCGTGGTGACCTCCAATCCCGATGAAGCACTGGGCATAATTGAGCGCGAACGGCCCGGGCTGGTATTGACCGATCTGCGGATGCCGAGGTTGGACGGAATCGAGGTATTGGCGGCTGCTAAACGAAAAGATCCGACGGTCCGCGTCGTACTGATGACCGCCCATGCCACAGTAGGAACGGCGGTTACGGCTATGCGGCATGGTGCTTTTGATTATATCGCGAAGCCGTTTACGAGTGATGAGCTTGTGCAAGTGGCTCGGCGAGCATTTCAATCGTTGCCAACTAATGGCGGTGCCGGTTCGCGCGCTGGTCAGCCGCTGGAGCGACCGTCCACGCGTTCGCCGGGTGAGAAGACTCAGCTTGTCGGGAATAGTATCGCGATGAGTCAGGTGTTGGCGTTAGTCAATAAGGTGGCGCCGACCGATTCCAATGTTCTGGTGTACGGGGAAAGTGGAACGGGAAAGGAAATGATCGCGCGGTTGATTCATGAATCGAGTTGTCGATCGGATCACCCGTTTATCCCCGTGGATTGTGTGTCCCTCCAGGATTCACTGTTGGAAACTGAGTTATTCGGCCATGAAAAAGGTGCGTTTACCGGAGCGCATGCCGCAAAGGCCGGACTTTTTGAAGCAGCGGACGGTGGAACGATTTTTCTCGATGAAGTGAGCGGAATGACGGCAAATCTCCAAGCTCGACTGCTTCGTGTCCTGCAAGAGCGGCACGTACGCCGGGTGGGAGGGACGCAGTTTACCTCGTTGAATGTTCGTATTATTGCCGCCTGCAATCAAGATCTTGAAGCGGAGTGTAAGCGAGGGACGTTCCGTGAGGATTTGTACTATCGACTGAATGTGATTCCCTTGAGCCTCCCCCCTCTGAGAGCCCGTGGGGAGGATATTCTCCTTCTGGCCAACGAGTTTCTGACTCGGTTTGCACAGCGTGTTCGAGCTGAGGTCAGCACGGTTCCAACAATTGATCCGTCGGCGGCAGATCTCTTGATGCGGTATACCTGGCCAGGCAATGTGCGTGAGCTGCAAAATGTCATGGAACGAGCTGCTGTGCTGGTCGACGGGCCGACTGTGACAAGTGCACACTTGCCGGAGCGGTTCTTTGCGTTGACCGAGAGAGACGTCTCACCATCCGAATCAAGTTCTTACAAGCAGGCGAAACAGCAGGCGGTAGAATCTTTTGAGCGAAACTTCTTGGTCGATCTTCTCAAACGCCATGACGGGCATATGGGACGAGCGGCGCGAGAAGCCGGTGTGGATCGAAAGACAATCGAGCGCATGGTGAAGAAACACGGCCTGCGCGGATCTTTCTGA